One Qiania dongpingensis genomic window carries:
- a CDS encoding MBL fold metallo-hydrolase: MEQLYVLGTGNAQATRCYNTCFAVRDGEEYFLVDAGGGNGILTVLEDMEVPLDHIHHIFVTHEHNDHILGMVWMIRMIATSILKGKYEGNLYIYCHDGLVDTIRTLCSLTIQKKFCDCIGSRILLVPVQDGDQKHILDYDVTFFDILSTKARQFGFTTTLKNGRRLTCAGDEPYNPGCEAYVAGSDWLLHEAFCLYGDRERFKPYEKHHSTVKEACELAENLHIPNLVLWHTEDKDIKNRKRNYTAEGNEYYSGRLFVPDDREILDL, encoded by the coding sequence ATGGAACAATTATACGTCCTGGGCACAGGCAACGCCCAGGCCACCAGATGCTATAATACCTGCTTCGCCGTTCGGGATGGCGAGGAATATTTCCTCGTGGACGCCGGGGGCGGAAACGGAATCCTGACGGTCCTTGAAGACATGGAGGTTCCTCTGGACCATATCCACCATATCTTTGTCACCCACGAACACAACGACCATATACTCGGCATGGTATGGATGATCCGCATGATCGCCACCTCCATCCTGAAGGGAAAATACGAGGGAAACCTGTATATCTACTGCCATGACGGCCTCGTGGATACGATCAGGACCTTATGCTCTCTGACCATTCAGAAAAAATTCTGCGACTGCATCGGCAGCCGGATTCTTTTGGTGCCGGTACAGGACGGCGACCAGAAGCACATTCTGGATTATGACGTGACCTTTTTCGACATCCTGTCCACAAAAGCCAGACAGTTTGGATTCACCACGACACTAAAGAACGGAAGAAGGCTCACATGCGCAGGGGACGAGCCCTATAATCCGGGCTGTGAAGCCTATGTGGCCGGAAGCGACTGGCTCCTCCACGAAGCGTTCTGCCTGTACGGAGACCGGGAACGGTTCAAGCCCTATGAAAAACATCACAGCACCGTAAAGGAAGCCTGTGAGCTGGCTGAAAACCTGCATATCCCCAATCTGGTTTTGTGGCATACTGAGGACAAGGACATTAAAAACCGGAAGAGAAACTACACGGCAGAGGGAAATGAATATTATTCCGGCAGGCTTTTTGTGCCGGATGACCGGGAGATCCTGGATCTATGA
- a CDS encoding glycerophosphodiester phosphodiesterase family protein → MTILLILLILVLVCVVLSLLYLYLIMPALGHKGDIASLTGYYYAHRGLHDMSTMPGRKSGIQKEKTFKSRKKRKAAAASSDRQTSVSEARPENSMAAFRAAVEAGYGIELDVQLTKDNIPVVFHDYSLERVCHVPGEIKDFTYEELKEFTLNGTTERIPRFEDVLNMVNGRIPLLIEYKVERFDTSVCTICDELLGTYPGLYFIESFNPLVLRWYKKNRPQIVRGQLSAKFKNDNLFMHYFFLSPLHHLLFNFLTKPDFIAYDCTCADAVSRRICRNLYKNLAVAWTIRSKEDMEQFKAQFDLFIFEGFRP, encoded by the coding sequence ATGACAATCCTTCTTATTCTCCTGATCCTGGTCCTCGTATGCGTTGTCCTGTCCTTACTGTATCTGTACCTGATCATGCCCGCCCTCGGCCATAAGGGCGACATCGCTTCCCTGACGGGCTATTATTACGCTCACAGGGGCCTCCATGATATGAGTACCATGCCGGGCAGGAAATCCGGTATCCAAAAGGAGAAAACCTTCAAGAGCCGGAAAAAGCGGAAAGCGGCGGCGGCTTCCTCGGACAGACAGACGTCCGTATCCGAGGCCAGGCCGGAAAATTCCATGGCCGCGTTTCGTGCGGCAGTGGAAGCCGGATACGGCATTGAGCTGGATGTGCAGCTCACTAAGGACAACATCCCTGTCGTATTCCACGACTATTCTCTGGAAAGAGTATGCCATGTCCCCGGTGAAATAAAAGATTTTACTTATGAAGAGCTAAAGGAATTTACGCTGAACGGAACCACGGAAAGGATTCCCCGGTTTGAGGATGTCCTGAATATGGTAAACGGCAGGATCCCGCTGCTGATCGAATACAAGGTGGAGCGGTTCGATACCTCTGTCTGTACCATCTGCGACGAGCTGCTGGGCACTTATCCCGGACTGTATTTTATCGAATCCTTCAATCCACTGGTCCTGCGATGGTATAAAAAGAACCGGCCTCAGATAGTCCGCGGCCAGCTCTCTGCAAAGTTCAAAAACGACAACCTGTTCATGCATTATTTTTTCCTATCTCCCCTGCACCACCTTCTGTTTAACTTTTTGACCAAGCCGGATTTCATCGCTTACGACTGTACCTGCGCCGACGCGGTCTCCCGGCGTATCTGCCGGAACCTCTATAAAAATCTGGCTGTGGCATGGACCATACGCTCCAAGGAGGATATGGAACAGTTCAAAGCACAGTTCGATCTGTTCATATTTGAAGGCTTCCGTCCCTGA
- a CDS encoding HAD family hydrolase, protein MLKSIIFDMDGVLVNSEPVHYRAYLMALERWEKSLTYDEYKKYVGTTNIVIIEGLIEKFNLPIDAEAFNEIMKGYKAFLYQRDGYPPVDGVTEMLRSLKNAGYSMAVASSSPYENILLATEALGIQEYFNQLISGEGVPNPKPAPDVFLKAAAALGTRPEECLVVEDSCHGVCAAKNAGMPSIGFVNPDSGDQDLSCATRLTKNLREVDADYVKAVYDSFRPVRDGSLQI, encoded by the coding sequence ATGCTTAAAAGTATCATATTCGATATGGACGGCGTCCTGGTGAACAGTGAGCCTGTTCATTACCGGGCGTATCTGATGGCCCTTGAAAGATGGGAGAAATCATTGACTTATGACGAGTACAAAAAATACGTCGGGACGACGAACATCGTGATCATAGAAGGCCTAATAGAGAAATTCAATCTGCCCATAGACGCAGAAGCTTTTAATGAGATCATGAAGGGATATAAAGCGTTTTTATACCAACGGGACGGCTATCCGCCTGTGGACGGAGTCACAGAAATGCTCAGGTCGCTTAAAAATGCCGGGTATTCCATGGCGGTCGCTTCCTCCTCTCCCTATGAAAACATTCTCCTGGCCACAGAGGCATTGGGGATTCAGGAGTATTTCAATCAGCTGATAAGCGGAGAAGGCGTGCCGAACCCGAAGCCGGCTCCGGATGTGTTCTTAAAGGCGGCCGCGGCTCTGGGGACGAGGCCGGAGGAATGTCTGGTAGTGGAGGATTCCTGCCATGGAGTATGCGCGGCGAAGAATGCGGGAATGCCAAGCATTGGGTTTGTAAATCCGGATTCCGGTGATCAGGACCTCTCCTGCGCCACTAGACTCACAAAAAACCTGCGGGAGGTAGATGCGGATTACGTAAAAGCCGTATATGACAGCTTCCGTCCGGTCAGGGACGGAAGCCTTCAAATATGA
- the aroC gene encoding chorismate synthase, producing the protein MSGSTYGKIFTFTTWGESHGKALGAVIDGCPAGIPICEEDIQSYLDRRKPGQSRFTTKRAEDDAVQVLSGVFEGYTTGTPISMAVFNKDQRSLDYSEIASYYRPGHADYTFDKKYGFRDYRGGGRSSGRETIGRVAAGAVAIKILNALGIEVHAYSREIGGISCDASQMDLSLCAQNPFYMPDAAAAEKVRAFAEQKMTEKDSMGGIIECMVTHMPAGIGEPVFEKLDANLSKALFSIGAVKGVEIGDGFAAARAAGSENNDSFLPPHEDPAIGGTENGRVKNLRKSTNHAGGILGGMSDGSDIIIRAAVKPTPSIAREQQTVTRDGSPVSISIKGRHDPMIVPRAVVVVESMVAVTLVDMLFAGMSARMDKICEFFGRTADTPRFLNGERI; encoded by the coding sequence ATGTCAGGTTCGACTTACGGAAAGATATTTACATTTACCACCTGGGGGGAGTCCCACGGAAAGGCCCTGGGGGCCGTCATAGACGGCTGTCCGGCCGGTATCCCGATCTGTGAGGAAGATATCCAGTCTTATCTGGACAGGCGCAAGCCCGGCCAGAGCCGTTTTACCACCAAGCGCGCCGAGGACGACGCCGTACAGGTCCTGTCCGGCGTCTTTGAGGGATATACCACCGGAACTCCCATTTCCATGGCCGTGTTCAACAAAGACCAGCGTTCTCTGGATTATTCTGAGATTGCCTCCTATTACCGTCCCGGACATGCGGACTATACCTTCGATAAAAAATATGGGTTCCGGGATTACCGCGGCGGCGGACGCTCTTCCGGGAGGGAAACCATAGGCCGTGTGGCGGCCGGGGCCGTTGCCATAAAGATCCTGAATGCGCTTGGCATTGAAGTCCATGCCTATTCAAGGGAAATCGGAGGCATTTCCTGCGACGCTTCTCAGATGGATCTGTCCCTTTGCGCTCAAAATCCATTTTATATGCCGGATGCAGCGGCGGCAGAAAAGGTACGGGCTTTTGCCGAACAGAAAATGACAGAAAAAGATTCCATGGGCGGCATCATAGAATGTATGGTCACTCATATGCCGGCCGGCATCGGCGAACCGGTTTTTGAAAAACTTGACGCCAATCTGTCCAAAGCCCTCTTTTCCATCGGCGCGGTAAAGGGAGTAGAAATCGGAGACGGCTTTGCCGCCGCCAGGGCCGCCGGCTCAGAAAACAACGATTCCTTTCTCCCCCCGCACGAAGATCCTGCCATCGGCGGCACAGAAAACGGCCGTGTGAAGAACCTCCGCAAATCCACCAACCACGCGGGCGGCATCCTGGGCGGCATGAGCGACGGCTCCGACATCATCATCCGGGCCGCGGTCAAACCCACTCCTTCCATTGCCAGGGAACAGCAGACCGTCACGCGGGACGGAAGCCCTGTTTCCATCTCCATCAAAGGGCGCCACGATCCTATGATCGTCCCCCGGGCGGTGGTGGTCGTGGAATCCATGGTGGCCGTCACACTGGTGGACATGCTTTTTGCCGGCATGTCGGCCAGGATGGATAAAATCTGCGAATTTTTCGGACGTACCGCGGACACGCCACGTTTCCTGAACGGAGAACGGATATGA
- a CDS encoding ATP-binding cassette domain-containing protein: protein MKDIEICGASHGNLKHISVSIPRNKLVVLTGLSGSGKTTLAVDVLYQECQRQYLEAISYQGINKPDVEAVKNASPAIVIGQEEKNINPRSSLGTSTDIYTDLRMLFEKLGVRTCPGCGKLVDASVCREEVKKTEDDFIVYMYCSHCGHKMEKLTRSHFSFNTRKGACAVCSGLGKVWKPDLRKILNPELSLESGAVTLWKYRYKDYQLELLRKVFTQLGISLDFQKPLRLFQEKEMTVLLYGTESPEFKTAFGDIKTDRFEGILPSLWRKLEEKSGQSNSPEEFFSYETCPVCRGERLKEDSRNVTVNGVRLPQLSEMPLDELSAWLRGLENKLDIHQKGAAVQYLTDLKSKVDRLIRVGLGYLHLDRQTMTLSGGEKRRVKLSAALDSDLTGILYILDEPTVGLHPKDTEGVVRTLKELRDKENTILVIEHDEDVIRAADHIIDMGPGSGRHGGSILAAGDYPSLLRSPASITGNYFRTSHEVRRTPRSGNGRLEIRHADSHNVVDIDVCFPTGCLTVVTGVSGAGKSSLVFGALAEHFTGSDAVSNQVIGSDSFDRLITVRQSSLTTMKRSNIATYTGAYDELRALFGRLPESMEKGFGPKDFSFNTGSGRCETCGGLGYVVSNMLFFQDVEVICPACGGSRFIPELLAVKYLGHSINDILRMSVNEAAEMFPETAKLARILSTLKDIGLGYLELGQPLTTLSGGEKQRLKLAVELFRNRGKKNLYLIDEPTVGLHPLDVENLMALFDKMVEHGNTVIVIEHNLQVIRRADWIIDMGPGGGSSGGKIVACGTPFMIKNNPLSATGRYL from the coding sequence ATGAAGGACATTGAGATCTGCGGCGCAAGCCACGGTAATCTCAAGCATATCTCAGTGAGCATCCCACGGAATAAGCTGGTCGTCCTCACCGGCCTGTCCGGATCCGGCAAAACGACGCTGGCGGTGGATGTCCTCTACCAGGAATGCCAGAGACAATATTTAGAGGCTATTTCTTATCAGGGCATCAACAAGCCGGATGTGGAGGCCGTGAAAAACGCCTCCCCGGCCATCGTGATAGGACAGGAAGAAAAAAATATCAATCCCCGCTCCTCCCTCGGTACATCCACCGACATCTATACGGATCTAAGAATGCTCTTTGAAAAGCTCGGAGTCCGCACCTGCCCCGGCTGCGGAAAGCTTGTGGACGCTTCCGTCTGCAGAGAGGAAGTTAAAAAAACGGAGGACGATTTCATCGTATATATGTACTGCAGTCATTGCGGCCATAAGATGGAAAAGCTCACCCGCTCTCACTTTTCTTTCAACACCAGAAAGGGCGCCTGCGCTGTCTGTTCCGGTCTGGGAAAGGTTTGGAAGCCAGATCTCCGTAAGATCCTGAATCCTGAGCTCTCCCTGGAAAGCGGCGCGGTCACACTCTGGAAATACCGATACAAGGACTATCAGCTGGAGCTATTAAGAAAAGTGTTCACACAACTGGGAATCTCTCTCGATTTTCAAAAACCGCTTCGTCTGTTCCAGGAAAAAGAAATGACCGTTCTTTTGTACGGAACGGAAAGCCCCGAATTTAAGACCGCCTTCGGGGATATTAAAACTGATAGATTCGAAGGAATTCTTCCCAGCCTGTGGCGGAAGCTGGAAGAAAAATCCGGACAGAGCAATTCTCCGGAGGAATTTTTCTCCTACGAAACATGTCCTGTCTGCCGTGGAGAACGGCTGAAGGAAGACAGCAGGAATGTGACGGTGAACGGCGTCCGGCTCCCGCAGCTGTCCGAAATGCCTCTGGACGAACTTTCTGCCTGGCTCCGCGGCCTGGAAAATAAACTGGACATCCACCAGAAAGGCGCCGCTGTCCAATATTTAACAGATCTGAAATCCAAGGTTGACCGTCTGATCCGCGTAGGCTTAGGTTATCTGCATCTGGATCGCCAGACCATGACTCTCTCCGGCGGAGAAAAACGCAGGGTGAAGCTGTCCGCCGCCCTGGATTCCGATCTGACCGGCATCCTCTATATTCTGGATGAACCTACCGTGGGGCTTCATCCCAAAGATACCGAGGGAGTCGTCCGGACCTTAAAAGAGCTTCGGGATAAGGAAAATACCATTCTCGTCATCGAACATGACGAGGACGTGATACGAGCCGCCGATCATATCATTGATATGGGCCCCGGTTCCGGCCGTCACGGCGGCAGTATTCTGGCTGCCGGCGACTATCCGTCTCTCCTTCGCTCTCCTGCCTCCATAACTGGGAATTATTTCCGCACCTCCCATGAGGTCCGAAGAACTCCCCGTTCCGGAAACGGCCGTCTGGAGATCCGGCACGCAGACTCTCACAATGTCGTGGACATCGATGTCTGTTTCCCGACAGGCTGTCTCACCGTAGTGACCGGCGTATCCGGGGCCGGAAAAAGCAGTCTTGTATTCGGAGCCCTTGCGGAGCATTTCACCGGCAGTGACGCCGTTTCGAACCAAGTGATCGGAAGCGATTCCTTTGATCGGCTCATCACAGTCAGACAGTCCTCTCTCACCACGATGAAGCGTTCAAACATCGCTACCTATACCGGCGCGTATGACGAACTCCGCGCTCTCTTCGGCAGACTCCCCGAATCCATGGAAAAGGGCTTCGGGCCGAAGGACTTTTCCTTTAACACCGGAAGCGGACGCTGTGAAACCTGCGGCGGACTCGGATATGTGGTGAGCAATATGCTGTTCTTCCAGGATGTGGAGGTCATATGCCCCGCCTGCGGCGGCAGCCGGTTCATTCCGGAGCTCCTGGCTGTCAAATACCTCGGACATTCCATCAATGACATCCTCCGCATGTCTGTGAATGAAGCGGCAGAAATGTTTCCCGAAACCGCAAAGCTGGCCCGGATTCTTTCCACACTGAAGGACATCGGCCTTGGGTATCTGGAGCTTGGACAGCCCCTTACAACCTTGTCCGGCGGCGAAAAACAGCGTTTAAAGCTGGCCGTGGAGCTGTTCCGAAACCGCGGTAAGAAAAACCTGTATTTAATCGATGAGCCTACCGTGGGCCTCCATCCCCTGGACGTGGAAAATCTGATGGCTCTGTTTGACAAAATGGTGGAACACGGGAATACCGTCATCGTGATCGAGCACAATCTCCAGGTCATCCGTCGAGCCGACTGGATCATCGATATGGGACCTGGAGGAGGCAGTTCCGGAGGTAAAATAGTCGCCTGCGGAACCCCCTTCATGATCAAAAATAATCCCCTGTCCGCCACAGGCAGATACCTATGA
- a CDS encoding SGNH/GDSL hydrolase family protein: MKNILCFGDSNTWGYVPLLRRRYSEKERWPMKMAEALGDGYRVIEEGLNGRTTAFTDYLEPYRNALEYIAPCVISHAPLDFVIVMLGTNDTKIRYHVPAQEITDGMENLIKKLRFYYPADKYPLLPQILLAAPGPIIPLKTETSFDGTSAEKVRLLPKTYEALAKKLDCLFFNTQTVLTEKDLGGDGLHLTKEGHGKLAAAFTDIVSEYFRDR; this comes from the coding sequence ATGAAAAATATTCTTTGCTTCGGAGATTCCAACACCTGGGGGTACGTGCCTCTTTTAAGACGGCGCTACTCAGAAAAGGAGCGGTGGCCCATGAAAATGGCGGAGGCTCTGGGGGATGGTTATCGTGTCATCGAGGAGGGTCTGAACGGCCGAACGACCGCCTTTACCGATTATCTGGAGCCTTACCGCAATGCTCTGGAATATATAGCTCCCTGCGTGATCAGCCATGCTCCCCTGGACTTTGTCATCGTCATGCTCGGCACCAACGATACCAAGATCCGATATCACGTACCGGCCCAGGAGATCACCGACGGCATGGAGAATCTGATCAAAAAGCTGCGTTTCTACTATCCGGCGGACAAATATCCGCTTCTTCCGCAGATATTATTAGCCGCTCCCGGCCCCATCATCCCTCTGAAAACTGAAACTTCCTTTGACGGCACCTCTGCGGAAAAAGTCCGTTTGCTGCCCAAAACTTATGAAGCACTGGCAAAAAAGCTGGACTGCCTCTTCTTTAACACCCAGACGGTACTGACGGAAAAGGACCTGGGCGGTGACGGACTCCATCTCACAAAAGAAGGCCATGGCAAACTCGCCGCAGCCTTCACAGACATTGTCTCAGAATATTTCCGGGACCGTTAA
- a CDS encoding carbohydrate kinase family protein, which yields MAGIAIAGTLVVDNIKMIDYYPKKGMLADISSVARGIGGCAANTACGIKALDSSIPIKSISLVGEDDNGIFIKQRLTEYGIDTEGILATDKAVTSFSDVMTIESTGERTFFHDRGACRLFSPEHVDLDKLDCELLLTGYGALLDSMDLPDEEYGTVMARFFHDVKARGIETAMDVASTKDEGLMQRLVIPSLPYTDYLIVNETEGGMIAGIEARSEDGGLKREALPEICRKLMALGVRKCAVVHAPEVGCALDASGNYCEEPSLRLPKGYIVGAVGAGDAFCAGILYSIYKKLPMQEALRIGAASAAANLSASDSISGLRSIEGVKELYEKYGVKAD from the coding sequence ATGGCAGGAATAGCAATTGCGGGGACATTGGTGGTAGACAATATCAAGATGATCGATTATTATCCTAAGAAAGGGATGCTGGCGGACATAAGCTCGGTTGCCAGGGGAATCGGAGGATGTGCGGCGAATACGGCGTGCGGGATCAAAGCGCTGGACTCATCCATCCCCATCAAGAGCATCAGCCTGGTGGGAGAGGATGACAACGGGATTTTCATAAAACAGAGGCTGACAGAGTACGGGATTGATACAGAGGGGATCTTGGCAACGGATAAGGCGGTCACTTCTTTTTCCGATGTGATGACCATAGAAAGTACGGGGGAAAGGACTTTTTTCCATGACAGAGGAGCCTGCCGCCTGTTTTCTCCGGAGCATGTGGATCTGGATAAGCTGGACTGTGAGCTTTTGCTGACGGGATACGGCGCGCTTTTGGACAGTATGGATCTGCCCGATGAAGAGTACGGTACAGTCATGGCGCGGTTTTTCCATGACGTAAAGGCGCGCGGCATCGAGACGGCCATGGATGTGGCGAGCACTAAAGATGAAGGGCTGATGCAGCGCCTGGTGATTCCGTCTCTGCCCTATACGGATTATCTGATCGTAAATGAGACAGAAGGCGGGATGATAGCCGGAATCGAGGCGAGAAGCGAGGACGGCGGCCTGAAACGTGAGGCGCTGCCGGAGATCTGCAGAAAGCTGATGGCGCTCGGCGTCAGAAAATGTGCCGTAGTGCACGCGCCGGAGGTGGGATGTGCTCTGGATGCCTCCGGGAACTATTGTGAGGAGCCTTCCCTCCGCCTGCCGAAAGGGTACATAGTGGGAGCGGTGGGCGCGGGAGACGCTTTCTGCGCCGGAATCCTGTACTCTATTTATAAAAAGCTGCCCATGCAGGAGGCCCTGCGTATCGGCGCGGCGTCTGCCGCGGCCAACCTCTCGGCCAGTGATTCCATCAGCGGCCTCCGTTCCATCGAAGGGGTAAAGGAACTGTACGAGAAGTATGGCGTAAAGGCTGATTGA
- a CDS encoding DeoR/GlpR family DNA-binding transcription regulator, protein MESHTRSQEILKLLKEKTYCSVEELSHILYASEATIRRDLKKLQTDGLIHRTRGGAYPLQDSQLEWPVHYKIRDNPDKKERIADLALKLVSPGQTLFLDSSSTSIALARRLTEIRGVTVLTNGLITACLLAPAPGITVYTTCGKVQPQLLSLSGPNAADFISRHHADLAFVSCRGLSSSSGITDYDEDNALIKRAYKNHADKTVLLADDSKFSRHFFHRTFEFSEISSIITNSPPPPDIAGICSRLNVNVIF, encoded by the coding sequence ATGGAATCCCATACCAGAAGCCAGGAAATCTTAAAATTACTAAAGGAAAAAACCTATTGCTCCGTAGAAGAGCTTTCTCATATCCTCTATGCCAGTGAAGCCACCATACGCCGCGACTTAAAAAAGCTTCAGACAGACGGCCTCATCCATCGCACAAGAGGAGGCGCCTATCCGCTTCAGGACAGCCAGCTGGAATGGCCGGTCCACTATAAGATCCGTGACAACCCGGATAAAAAAGAAAGGATCGCGGATCTGGCCTTAAAGCTGGTGTCCCCCGGCCAGACCCTTTTTCTGGACTCCAGCAGCACCAGCATCGCCCTGGCCAGGCGTCTTACAGAGATCCGAGGCGTCACAGTCCTGACTAACGGGCTGATAACCGCCTGTCTGCTGGCTCCCGCGCCTGGAATCACCGTCTATACCACCTGTGGAAAAGTACAGCCGCAGTTACTGTCCCTGTCCGGTCCCAACGCGGCGGACTTCATCTCCAGGCATCACGCGGATCTGGCTTTTGTTTCCTGCCGCGGCCTGTCCTCTTCTTCCGGAATCACCGACTATGATGAAGACAACGCCTTAATCAAACGGGCCTATAAAAATCATGCGGATAAGACGGTCCTCCTGGCTGACGACAGCAAATTCAGCAGACATTTCTTCCACCGGACCTTTGAATTTTCCGAAATCTCCTCCATCATCACCAACAGCCCGCCGCCTCCGGACATCGCCGGAATCTGCAGCAGGCTGAATGTGAATGTCATCTTCTGA